A DNA window from Thermococcus sp. 4557 contains the following coding sequences:
- a CDS encoding Stp1/IreP family PP2C-type Ser/Thr phosphatase, giving the protein MVNLRRVVSIFLLIIMVLSVPVTAADTGQTTQDSTPQASSDVEKLNDDINIASQILKTLNENKTALNVSVKEIQKLNQSITTAREQLNSGDLESANATLINYFWNPLKELMNNITKDLNKEYTQLSKDAKACSDKKVSKGIQSDLNEVKSLLDQIDKLISEGNNDHSKFSDALSKLLEVRWKLDKIKGDIEKCPAASNEVEKKITSAESALQAIKENRKFLDVDNKTLSSIEGNITFARKLLNAGNVSQANTTINEVMSRIREIVSGKLNALQADYNTYNGYITKYCTGTTGQKTLENDLKTANQQLDRAKESLSQNKIAEAISYAKSAFNALENVKNPLAECLVGKADEEIRQLKRDYGKLLPKYSDYYNTIIPPLESKLKNAKTALSKENYDNAISLAVEVIEGGKFNAIKEIILEHMKKKLGANGTNVDEKKLKELEKRYEQVQKRLEKARKNKPAISIISADDKLREAEEKLNQVNASLIVLNMQLKAQKAYLKAQNAQDANGLIAAVNEFESAISVISKETGGQGQPTASVAQVESLLNDASKSIDDAESRYTWNKVLLAVIALLLLAGLGYGGYIGYTKYQDKKRVDRAREAVEIMEDIIERLQKELESLNLLTDEGVTRKLSEMRRLVSEARAAFERGDYRRPLTLKEKFLSEYEVLNLRIAPYKQTLNVDITKHVAAKSYIGRRQNNEDAYIVEKVGGNILLAVADGMGGHLAGEVASKKATEILKETLKHNKFADPEEVFREAIKRANEVIYQMGHDPAHPEWYNMGTTLTAAIVRGNTATVANIGDSRTYLIRPDGSIKRITKDHSLVQELIDKGEITPEEARKHPQKNVITKALGISQTITIGRNDIKKVGIQKGDYLLLCSDGLSDALPDSEIARTVLAAPSLEEAVKILVEKAYGYGSDDNITVVLYRH; this is encoded by the coding sequence ATGGTTAACCTGAGGCGTGTTGTTTCAATATTCCTCCTCATCATTATGGTGCTTAGCGTGCCCGTAACTGCCGCGGACACCGGACAGACGACCCAGGATTCAACCCCGCAGGCTTCAAGTGACGTGGAAAAACTGAACGACGACATAAACATTGCCAGCCAGATTCTGAAAACCCTGAACGAGAACAAAACCGCCCTGAACGTGTCAGTGAAGGAGATCCAAAAGCTGAACCAGAGCATAACCACTGCAAGAGAGCAGCTGAACAGCGGGGATTTAGAGAGCGCCAACGCGACCCTGATAAACTACTTCTGGAACCCCCTTAAGGAGCTTATGAACAACATCACGAAGGACCTCAATAAAGAGTACACCCAGCTCTCAAAGGATGCTAAAGCGTGCAGCGATAAGAAGGTTTCAAAAGGGATCCAAAGCGACCTCAATGAGGTAAAATCGCTCCTTGATCAGATAGACAAGCTGATAAGCGAAGGCAACAATGATCATTCAAAATTCTCAGACGCCCTGTCCAAGCTTTTGGAGGTTAGATGGAAGCTGGACAAGATTAAGGGCGATATTGAAAAGTGCCCCGCCGCTTCAAACGAGGTCGAGAAGAAGATTACCTCCGCCGAAAGCGCGCTCCAGGCGATCAAGGAAAACAGGAAGTTCCTCGACGTGGACAACAAGACCCTAAGCAGCATTGAAGGCAATATTACATTTGCCAGGAAACTGTTGAACGCGGGCAACGTTTCCCAGGCCAACACCACCATTAACGAAGTCATGAGCCGCATCAGGGAGATAGTGTCTGGCAAGCTGAACGCACTTCAAGCGGATTACAACACATACAACGGCTACATCACTAAATACTGCACCGGAACGACCGGTCAGAAAACCCTCGAGAACGACTTGAAAACCGCCAATCAACAGCTAGACCGAGCGAAGGAGAGCTTGTCCCAGAATAAGATAGCGGAAGCAATATCATACGCGAAGTCCGCTTTCAACGCCCTGGAAAACGTCAAAAACCCCCTAGCGGAGTGCCTCGTCGGGAAAGCTGACGAAGAAATAAGGCAACTGAAGAGAGATTATGGAAAACTTCTACCAAAATATTCCGATTACTACAACACCATAATACCGCCCCTCGAATCCAAGCTCAAGAATGCTAAGACGGCGCTCTCAAAGGAGAACTACGATAACGCCATCTCGCTGGCGGTTGAAGTCATTGAAGGCGGCAAGTTCAATGCTATCAAGGAGATAATCCTGGAGCATATGAAGAAGAAGCTCGGTGCAAATGGGACCAATGTGGACGAGAAGAAGCTCAAAGAACTGGAAAAGAGGTACGAGCAGGTTCAGAAGAGACTCGAGAAGGCCAGAAAGAATAAGCCGGCCATATCGATCATAAGCGCGGACGACAAGCTAAGAGAAGCCGAGGAAAAACTCAATCAGGTTAATGCAAGCCTAATAGTTTTGAACATGCAACTTAAAGCTCAAAAAGCGTACCTCAAAGCTCAGAACGCCCAGGATGCGAATGGCCTCATAGCGGCCGTGAACGAGTTTGAATCCGCAATATCAGTCATCAGCAAAGAGACAGGGGGTCAGGGACAACCCACCGCCAGTGTGGCCCAAGTGGAGAGCTTGCTGAACGACGCCAGCAAGTCGATTGATGATGCCGAGAGCAGATACACCTGGAACAAGGTTCTCCTGGCAGTGATTGCACTGCTCCTCCTGGCTGGCCTGGGCTACGGGGGATACATCGGATACACCAAGTACCAGGACAAGAAGCGCGTGGATCGGGCGAGGGAAGCGGTTGAAATCATGGAAGATATCATAGAACGCCTCCAGAAGGAACTCGAATCGCTCAACCTGCTGACGGATGAAGGTGTAACAAGGAAGCTGAGTGAGATGAGGAGGCTCGTTAGTGAGGCCCGGGCGGCGTTTGAGAGGGGTGATTACAGAAGGCCCCTCACCCTGAAGGAGAAGTTCCTGTCAGAATACGAGGTGCTCAACCTCAGGATAGCTCCCTACAAGCAGACCCTTAACGTGGACATAACAAAGCACGTGGCGGCCAAGAGCTACATAGGACGCAGGCAGAACAACGAGGATGCCTACATTGTCGAGAAGGTAGGCGGCAACATACTCCTGGCGGTCGCCGATGGTATGGGTGGGCATCTCGCAGGCGAGGTGGCGAGCAAAAAAGCAACCGAGATACTCAAGGAAACTCTGAAGCACAACAAGTTCGCCGACCCCGAGGAGGTCTTCAGGGAGGCCATAAAGAGGGCCAACGAGGTAATCTACCAGATGGGACACGACCCGGCGCACCCGGAGTGGTACAACATGGGAACCACCCTGACTGCGGCTATAGTCCGGGGCAACACAGCGACGGTTGCCAACATAGGTGACAGCAGAACCTACCTGATACGGCCCGATGGAAGCATAAAGAGGATTACTAAAGATCATTCTCTCGTCCAGGAGCTCATAGACAAGGGCGAGATAACGCCTGAGGAGGCCAGAAAACACCCTCAGAAGAACGTTATAACTAAGGCCCTGGGCATTTCCCAGACCATAACCATTGGAAGGAACGACATAAAGAAAGTGGGCATTCAGAAGGGCGATTACCTGCTCCTGTGCTCTGACGGCCTCAGCGATGCCCTTCCGGATAGCGAGATAGCCAGAACCGTCCTCGCCGCCCCGTCCCTCGAAGAAGCCGTGAAGATACTGGTGGAAAAGGCCTACGGTTACGGAAGCGACGACAACATAACGGTGGTCCTCTACCGCCACTGA